The Cognatishimia activa nucleotide sequence CGATTGTAGATGCAGCCGTTGTCGATGATGATTGGCATGCCCGGTTTTCAGCAATCGAACGCCGTTATCTCTTTCGCATTTTAATGCGCCGTGCACCGGCAACCCATCAGGCGGGGCTTGTGTGGCAGGTTAACCATCAGTTGGACATCGATGCCATGCAGGAAGGTGCGAATTACCTTCTGGGCAATCATGACTTCACCACTTTCCGCTCCTCCATCTGTCAGGCCCTGAGCCCTCAGAAAACGCTGGATGAGCTGCGCGTTGAAAAGGTCGAAATGCCCTGGGGGCCTGAAGCACATTTCTATGTGCGCGCGCGGTCATTCCTGCACAATCAGGTGCGCAGTTTTGTTGGCACTTTGGAGCGTGTGGGGGCTGGAGCCTGGGCACCAGAAGATGTCCGCGAGGCGCTGGAAGCCAAAGATCGCGCCGCCTGCGGACCAGTATGCCCGCCGCAAGGGCTATACCTTGCGGGCGTGGGTTATCCTGAAGATCCGTTTGAGAAAGCGGTTTAAGTCGCTTCGTCTTCCAAGTGTAGCTTCATATCCAGAAGCACATGCTGCAGCGCAAGTGTTTCTTTCAAGAGACGTTTGGCTTCGTTGACGGTGATGACACCATCCTCAATCGACTGATTATACTCGGCCATCAGCATCGCAAATCGCTGACTTAGGGCAATCACATCAGCGTTCACGCCGCCTTTGTCGTCCTGATTGCGACGACGTTCATCGGAGCTGAGCGTAATGCCTTTGAGTTCCGCCAGTGCTGTGGTCACATGAGGGTAGCTGGATGCCTCTTCCAAAGCCGCGACCGCATCTACCGGCATAAACCGATCTGCGTGTTCTTCGTGCTCGGAGTAATACCGGCCCAAAGTGGCCTTGGACTTCCCTGTCAGCTGACAGGCCGCTTCAATCCCGACGTCTTTGACAAGCGCCTCAGTGTGTTTTTTCAGGTAGCTGCCAACGCCGGCCATTAAACGTCCCCCAAGATCGAATCTTACTCTCCCACCCCCAAGGAGGGGGAAATCACTAAGTCTTTCCCCTTAAAGGCAATTCGCTCCTTTGTCATTTGTAAATTGTCTTGATCGAATTTCAAACTTCGGTTCGCCCCATGTTTCTTGGGAACGGAGCGACGAACTTCGTCAACGGGTACAACCTCGGGTGCCCTGCGATGGGTTTCTGCTTGAGGAGGGACAAAGGTATGGCGTGCGGCCATCCCCAGTGACATTCGTCCGACCGCACGCCTGTAAAGAGTTCTTAAGCAGATCCGGGTGGCTTTCTGTAAGCCACCCGGACTTCGTTTATCCACAGCAATCCACTTGATTTCTCAGAAACTCCGGGCCTATCTGCAGGCATGGCAAAGCTCTATTTTCAGTACTCGACAATGAACGCAGGAAAATCGACTGTCCTGCTGCAAGCCGCCCACAATTATCGTGAACGTGGCATGGTGCCGTTCCTGCTTACGGCGAAACTGGATCACCGCGCAGGCGAGGGTCGCATTGCCTCTCGAATTGGGATTTCTGAGGCTGCACAGACATTTACCCCAGAGGATGATCTATTTTCTGTACTTGAGGCGCGTTTTTCTCAAGACGATGTTGCCTGTGTTTTCATCGACGAAGCGCAGTTCCTAACAAAAGACCAAGTCTGGCAGCTCGCCCGCGCCGTGGACGATCTGCGCGTGCCGGTCATGTGCTACGGGCTGCGCGTTGACTTTCGCGGAGAACTTTTCCCAGGCTCGGCTGCCCTTCTCGCCCTTGCGGACGAAATGCGTGAGGTACGCACGATCTGTCATTGCGGCAAGAAGGCCACTATGGTGGTGCGCCAAGATGATACGGGCAATGTGTTGAAAGACGGGGCTCAAGTTCAGATCGGTGGCAATGAAACATATGTGTCGCTGTGTCGCCGCCATTGGCGTGAAGCGATGGAGCATTAATCTCGCACCGCAAATGACTTTACGTTAACGGGCAGAAATCCGGTTTGAATGTCCCTGTATTAAGGGCGTGGCAACAATGATGGAGCCCGCCAAATGAAGTTTTCATTCCTGTCTGAATATCGGATTCGCAAAGCCGAACGCGACGGCCAGCTAGAGGGCTTAAAGGGGGAAGGCAAACCCCTACCAAAAGCCGGAGATGGTGACTTTTCTGAAAACGTCGGATTTCGGATCATGGCGGAGGCTGGCGCGCTACCGAAGGAAATCGAGTTGAAGCGCGAAGAAGAAGCACAACTAAAGGTCCTGCAGCGGACAACCGACCCAAATGCCCGCAAATCAGAAATGAAGAAATTGGCGGATATCCAGCTTCGCCGCGCCATTCAGGAAGAGGCGCGACGAAAATATTATTCGCAAGACTAACCTGCGTGTTTAAACAGCATTCGGCAGAGGTTCACCGGCAGAGAAGGCCCTGAGGTTATCTACTGCCATCAAGCCCATGCCCGTGCGCACCTCCATTGCAGCGGTACCTAGATGCGGAAGAAGCGTCACGTTCTCCAAAGCAATCAGCTCTTCTGGGACATTCGGTTCGAATTCATAAACATCCAGCCCAGCGCCGCCGATTTCGCCTTGTTGCAATGCTGTGATCAATGCAGCTTCGTCGACGATCTCTCCACGCGCGATATTGATGAAAATCGCATGTGATTGCATAGCTGCAAAGACTTCAGCATTGATCAGATGGTGCGTGTCACCTCCTCCTGGAAGCGCAACGACCAACACATCCACCTGCCCTGCGAGCTCTTTCAATGTCGCCACCTGTTCAGAAGGAAAATCCATCTCTTTGGCTGAGCGGTTGACGTATTTGATCGACATATCAAAACCAAAATGCGCGCGTTTTGCTATGGCCTGACCAATGCGCCCCATGCCGACAATGCCCAGTGTTTTACCGGTCATATGCAGGCTCAGGAACTGGATCGGGTGCCAACCGCGCCATTCGCCGCGTCGCACCATCCGTTCACCTTCTCCTGCACGGCGACAGGCCATCAGCATCAGAGTCAGTGCAATATCTGCGGTCGCATCAGTGACGGCGCCGGGTGTGTTGGAAACCTGCAAACCCGCAGCATGTGCCGCATCTACGTCGATATGATTGTAACCCACGCCGAAGTTTGCCAGCACCTTTGCGCGCGGGTTTGGCACATCCGCAAATATCTCTGCCGAATAGTGATCCCCTAAAGTCGGCAAAACAGCATCGTAGTCACGTAGGCTTGCGCGCATTTCATCAGCGCTCATCTTGCTTTTGTCTTGGCGCACGGTGACGGCGTAGAGCTCTTGAGCGGCAGCGATCACTGGATCAGGCAAAGGTCGGGTAATTAGAAGTGTTTTCAAAACATGCGCCCTCCCATTGGGACGTCTTTATCAGACGTAAGCAAAACAACCTCACCCTCATCATCGGGCAGGCCAAGGACCAGAACTTCGGACATGAATTTGCCGATCTGGCGTGGCGGGAAATTCACCACTGCGATTACCTGTTTTCCGATCAGGGTCTCAGGGGTGTAATGTTTGGTGATCTGGGCGGATGATTTTTTCACCCCCAGCTCTTCACCAAAATCGACCCATAGCTTGATTGCAGGCTTGCGCGCCTCTGGATAGGGCTGGGCCTCGACAATTTTGCCCGATCGGATATCGACGTTTAGAAAGTCGTCAAATGTGATCTCAGCCATTGGCGAGTTCCTTGGATCGATCCGTCGCTGCGGCAACGGTTTTGTTGATGAGGTCAGGCAAGCCAGTGGTTTCATCCATCAAAACCTCCAACCCCGCCTGTGTGGTGCCATTGGGGCTGGTGACATTGACGCGCAGCTGGCTTGGGGTTTCATCCGCATCCTCAGCAAGAGCCCCTGCCCCAGCAACCGTTGCCTTGGCCAGAGCCATTGCAAGATCAGCGTCCAAACCCTGAGCTTCGCCTGCTTTGGCGAGGCACTCGATCATATGAAACACATAGGCCGGGCCGGACCCCGACACGCCAGTGACCGCGTCCATCTGATCTTCGGCCTGAAGACGCACGACCTGCCCCACAGCGCTGAGAAGCTGATCAGCCAGATCCAAATGCGCGGAAGTTGTATATCCGTTGCCCACAATGGCAGTGATGCCTTTGCCGACAGCTGCTGGCGTATTCGGCATAGCGCGAATGATTGGCGTCTCACCACCCAGAATGTCTTCGTAGCTTCCGATTGAAATCCCCGCCGCGACGGAGAGAAAAAGCGTCTGGCCGTTGCCCATCGCCCTGAGCACCGGCAGTGCTTCGGCCATCATTTGTGGCTTTACAGCGATCAGAACAATTGCAGGTGCCGCAGGCAGATCGACATTCACATACACGCCGCTTTCCTGCACCCAGTCAGATGGATACGGGTCTTGTACGTAAACAGATTTGGCAGGCAGACCGTCCTTCAACCAGCCTTCCAACATGGCTGATCCCATTTTGCCACATCCCAGCAAAACAAGGCCTTTCTCGGCCAGATACGTCATATCCATCGGGGGCTCCTTTTACTTACGGCGCACTTTGGCGCGTTTCTAAGCGAGCGTCGAGAGCAGAATTAGCCTTGATCGCTTGACCTGCATCAACGAAAGCAATCGCGGATGCTTTAGAGTCGGTGACACCGAAAGGAGAACATCATGCTTAAGGTGACCAAGACCGGGGAAAATCGTGTCGATATCGAATTGAGCGGGAAGATCGACGCCATCAATATGCGCGTTGCTTTGGATGAGATGATCCATGCATCCGAAAACATCGAACATGGTCGCATGCTTTACACGATCCCAGAATTCGCGATGCCAACCCTGTCCGCGATTGGTGTCGAAATGACCTATCTGCCAAAGCTTTTTTCGCTGCTGGGTAAATTTGACCGCTGTGCTGTGCTAACCGATTCAGGCTGGCTGCAGAAGGCTGCTGAAATCGAAGGGGCGCTGTTCCCCGGCATCGATATAAAGAGCTTTGATCTTAAAGAGACGGAAGCCGCTGAAAGCTGGCTTGCGGAAACGGGATGAAGGGCGGCTGCGCCGCCCTCATTCCCAATGATTACAGCGTTGATTACGCCCGACCGTAGGCTTCGGCGATTGCGACCTGCATCGCGTCTTCCACGGAACGACCGCCCCATGTTGCGAGTTGCATCGCTGGATAAAAGCGCTCGGCACTCATGATGGCGACATTGATCACTGTGTCGATCTGGTCTGGGCTTGCCACTTGCCCACCCGCCAGAACCAGCCCGTAGCGGTAGATCATCAGCTTCTGATCATTCCAGAAGGTAAACCCGCCTGCCCAGCATTGGTCGTTGATGCTGTTCAGAACTTCATAAAGTTCCGCCATCTTGTCGGTTGGAGGCTCCATTTCAAAGGAGCAAACCATCTTCAGGGTCTCATCAAATGAGGACCATGCCAATGTGATGGAATAGGTCCGCCATTGCCCATCAACCGCCATCGCAATCTGGTCATCTGCGATCCGGTCAAAGGTCCAATCGTGGTGTTCTGCAATATGTTCGACAATGTCGATAGGATGAATTTCTTCTTCAAGAAACTGCTCAGAAACTGCCATAGCGCCACCTCTTTCTTGGTTTGCGCCGAGACGTGGCAGCGTCTGCTAGCGCTTGGTGCCTGCTCGAAGGGGAGTATTTTTATCTTCCCCTCTCACTTGATATGGTAGGTGCGCGAGGGTCGTTGAGTAAAGCGAAATATTTGTGGATAACGCAATTTCTTGTGGATTGTTTCAGCCATAAACGCAAATTGTCGTGTTTTCGGCAAAATATTGTATAACATAAGAAAAAAGGCCTCGCATCGCTTCGAAGCCAAAATACATTTCAATTTGTTCAGGCCGCCCTGGGCAACCGAGCCGCACTGCTCGGTCCATAAAAATCACCCATCAGCCCAATTTGCGCCACATTAAATTTGGAAGCTATCTCAAGTTTTTTTGAGGATTTCCATGTTTGAATTTGTCTGCTCCGTGTCTGCGACGCTGTTGTTGGCGTCTCACGATGCACTGCCGCAATCCATTGCCCCGGACTTTCAACACCGCATCGCGAAGTTAAGTGTCCAGCATTGCCTAATACCAGATCACCAATTCAAAGAATGCGTGGGCTCACCTTACGATACGGCAGAAATCAATTCTCTTTGGTCGGGCGGCGTTTCAGGAGAGTTCGAATGAGATACTTGCTCGCCATTACCCTAATCATTTTTGGCTCATCTGCTTCTGCCGAACCGATCACGCCCGAGGAGATCAGGTCCTTAGTCCTTGATCGAAAATTTCAAGCGCTAGAACAAGCCATGTCAAGTGCACAAGGCGCATTCGAAGCGGGTCAAACAAACGCTGAACATCTTCGTGATCTCAACATGGTTTTTGTAACCACCTCTCCAATCATTCAAGAAGCCACCGAGGAATGGTTGGAAGCCTACCCCGACTCTGTTTATGCGATAATGGCCAATGCTTGGATCGCAAACAAGATTGCTTGGACAATTCGGGGTACTGGCTATGCACACACAGTTTATCAAGATGCATGGCCTGCTTTCTACGCAGCCTCAGACAAGGCTGCGCAGCTTACATTGAGTGCCTTTTCAATTGATCCAACGTATTTGCCAGCAAGCGATGGGATGATAGCGCAAGGAACGTTTGGGAACGTCGACGTCAATGTCACGGATATTGTAGACGCTGTAATGGCGCAGGCCCCAAATGCTGGCACTCTGACCCGAGGCTTAATCGTCGCACACAAAGGTTGGGGCGGTTCTTACACGCGTGGTGAGAAAATGTGTGAGCAGCACGCCCACAAGATAACCGCCTGGGGAGATCAGGCCTTCGACATTTGCATGATACACTTGGCTTTCCAGTATAACGGCTGGAAACCTTTAGATGCATTTATCGAAAGACTTCTGCACACAGATCATTCTGCAATCTCGCAGATTCGTCACCAAGTCATGATAAAGACGCCACTATTAGATCCTGAACATATCGAGGGGGTAAGCGATGCGGAGTTCCCTTTCGAGAAATGGCAGAATGAACTCCTGCGAGAGCTATGGTCACCCGATTTTGACGACCTAGAGTTGGCAATTTCCTACGATGGGCGATTTGCGCAAAAACCGCACATCTCAATCGTAAGCGACCGAGTCAGAGAAACAGCAAGGGAGAATGCCAAGCGCGTACTCGAATATGATCCCTACAATGTGTCCGCGATTGAAACGCTTTTAAACATAGGCGGTTTCAAACCGGGCCAAGACGGACGCAAGAAATATTATGCCGTGACGGGGCTCAACTCTCCTTCGGAAACACTCAATCTTTACAAGAGACTTGCGATCGCACAGCCATGGAATGCCGAGCACTGGTCAAATTTATCACACACCTATGCCGGACCGCCTCATTCAAAAGAATCTTTTTGGAAAAAGCGAATTCTTGAACGGAACTACTTGGCGTACTCCAATCATGCGCCAGAACGCCTTTGGGAATTTATAGAAACCAATTTATATTTTGTTCGATCCTACAATTCAGCACAAAAGAAAGAGCCACAAAGTAAATTGCCTTGGATCAGCGATCTAGACCCTTCTGTTGCGTTTTATTGCCCAATTGCAAGGGCCTCAGCGTTGCTAAGCGTTGCCTGCGAAAACCCGAGAGGCTCGCAGAATGAACAGGCTTGCTGGAGCGCCGACTTTCAGAAAGAACAGTTGGAGACAATTTCGAACAAAATTCGAACTCACCAGGACTGCCCTACTGCCATCAGCAACAATATCGAAGGCTGGATGTTCAAACCAATCGAGTTTGAAGCTGATGAGTTGAGCGTATTTCTGGAACAAACGAATTGAGCACTAGGTTTACTTCCCTTCCAGAGCTTCAATACGGGCTTTCAAGGCTTCGTTTTCTTCGCGCGCCTTCTGCGCCATGGCGCGAACGGCGTCGAATTCTTCGCGTGTCACAAAGTCACGATCTGCCAGCCAGCGGTCCATCCAGGATTTCATGGCGTTTTCCGCCTCATCCTTTGCTCCTTGGGCCACACCCATGGCGTTGGTCATCAATTCGGACATATCGTCCATGAACTTATTGCGCGTTTGCATCGGTCACACTCCGCCTTGGATTAAATACATTTAGGTTCGCACCATTTGATCCCTATATGGGGGCAAAGACGGTTGGCCTCAAGGTTGACCTCGCCCAAAAGCAGAGGCACAGAGACGCACATGCAGGCCATGATCCCCTTCCCCGATATTTCACCCGAGATTTTCACGATCTCGCTTGGTTCCTTTGAATTCGCGCTGCGCTGGTATGCGATGGCCTATATCGTCGGTATCTTGATCGCCTGGCGGATCACGGTGCGCGCGGTTGAAACACCCCGGCTTTGGAATGCGCAAGGCGCGCCAATGGATCGGCTTCGGGTCGAGGACCTGCTGACTTGGGCCATTTTGGGTGTGATCATCGGTGGGCGCCTTGGTTTTGTGCTGTTTTATCAACCTGGATATTACCTGAGCCACCCCGAAGACATTCTGAAAGTCTGGCAAGGCGGCATGGCTTTTCATGGCGGCATGCTGGGTGTGGTGATCGCCGGATGGATTTATTGCCTGCGTCACGGATTGCCCAAAGCCTCTGTGGCGGACGCGATTGCGCTGGGCGTGCCAGTCGGGCTGATGCTGGGGCGTATCTCCAATTTCATCAACGCCGAACTGTGGGGGCGGGCGACGGATCTTCCTTGGGGCGTGGCGTTTCCAGGATTTGACGCGCAGGATTGCGGGCAACTGCAGGGCCTATGCGCGCGCCATCCAAGCCAACTCTATGAAGCCGCGCTGGAAGGTGTGCTGCTCTTAGCTGTGCTGTTATGGCTCGCTTGGAAAAAGGGCGCATTGAAGGCACCTGGCCGAATTACAGGTGTCTTTTTCCTAGGTTACGGGCTCGCACGCTTCGCGGTGGAATTCTTCCGCCAGCCTGATGCGCAGTTCATTTCTGAAGGCAACCCGCTTGGTCTTGCGCTGCATTTTGGTGGCGTCGGTCTGACCATGGGACAAATTTTGAGCCTTCCAATGATACTTGGCGGCTTGTGGCTGATGCGCCGCGCTGCCAAAGTGGGGGCATGAGTCTTAGAGACATTTTGATCGAGCGCATTCGTACGATCGGCCCCATGCGGGTCGCCGACTATATGGCTGAATGCCTGATGCACCCCCAACATGGGTATTATGCCACCCGCGATCCGCTTGGCGCGCGAGGGGATTTTACAACAGCGCCAGAGATGACCCAGATGTTTGGAGAACTCATTGGGCTTTCATTGGCGCAGGCATGGATGGATCAGGGCGCACCCTCTTCCTTCATTCTTGCAGAGATTGGTCCAGGGCGCGGGACGCTCATGGCGGATCTGTTGCGCGCGACAAATAAAGTTCCAGGTTTTCATGATGCCTTGGATCTGCATTTGATTGAGGCCTCCCCTGCCCTGCGCCGCAAACAACGCGAGCTTTTGGGAGAAGCCACTTGGCATGACAGCATTGCTGATTTGCCGGAAGGTCCTTTGTTTCTGGTCGCAAATGAATTCTTTGACGCCCTACCCGTGCGCCAATTCATCCGTGAAGGAGAGCTGTGGCGGGAGCGCCTTGTCGGGTTTGAAAACGCTCAATTCTGCTTTGGTATGGGTGCGCCTGTGGATCAGCCCGTTTTGCGGCACCGGCTGGAAGACACCGAAGAAGGTCACCTGGTTGAAGTTTGTGAGCCAGCGCATCCGATTGTTCATGAGATCGGCAAACGCATCAAACGCCATGGAGGTGCGGCGTTGATTATCGATTACGGTGATTGGCGTTCCCAAGGAGATACGATGCAGGCGGTGAAAGGTCACCAAGAAGTAGATGTATTGGACCTCCCTGGAGACAGTGATCTGACCGCGCATGTAGATTTCGAACTGCTGTGCGCTGCGACCCCTAGTCGGTTTTCCCGCGTGACCCCCCAAGGGGTGTTCCTTGAACGCCTCGGCATCACCACGCGTGCGCAGGTTTTGGCCCAGCAAATGGAGCCGGTACAAATTGAACAGCATGTCGCTGCACATCGGCGCTTGACCCACCCGGAAGAAATGGGAAATCTGTTCAAAGTTGTTGCCTTCTATCCGGAGGGCGAAACCCCGCCTCCGGGCGTTGATCCCTAAGTTTCGGTCAGTGAGCGTGCAAGCATGAGCCTTGAGATATTAACCTCTGCAAGCCTGTCCCCCGTGAAACACGGGTTTTTCACGCGTAAAGGCGGAGCCTCCTCGGGTGTTTTTTCTGGCTTAAATTGCGGAATGGGCAGCAGTGACCAAAAGGAAATGGTAACGATCAACCGCGAGCGTGTTGCTGCAGCGATGGACGTCGACACTCTTGCGCGCGTGCATCAGGTACATTCGGCTGATGTCGTTGTGGTAGATGGACCGCAAGGCGATGCTGAAGAAGCGGATGCCATGGTCACCAACGTTCCGGGAGTTGCGCTTTCCATTCTGACGGCGGATTGCCAACCGGTGCTGTTTGCAGACCGCGAAGCCTCAGTCATTGGCGCTGCCCATGCCGGATGGCGCGGAGCTTTGGATGGCGTATTGACCAACACGGTTGAGGCGATGCTTGGCCTGGGCGCCAAACGCAAGAACATCCAGGCTGTGATCGGACCTACCATCAGCCAGCGCGCCTATGAAGTCGGACCAGAATTTCTGGATGAGTTTTTATCAAACGATGGCGAAAACAACCGCTTCTTTATCCGTGGCGAAGGAGACCGCTATCTGTTCGACCTTCCGGCCTTTGGATTACATTGCCTCCGCCTCGCAGGCGTTGAACTGGCTGAATGGACGCATCATTGTACCTATTCTGACCCTGATCGTTTCTTCTCCTATCGCCGCGCAACTCATAAGAAAGAGGCTGACTACGGTCGCCTGATCTCGGTTATTCGCCTTTAAACCTTGGCGAACCGCCCCGGTTTTACCTCTGCAAATCCCCGGAAATTTTAAATTGTTGCCCCACGACTGCCCCAATTGAAGGCGAGATTGTTCAGGAACAGAGAACAATCCCGATTGGGCAAGACGGAGCAGTCAAATGTGTAAACAACGGTTTTTGAAATCGATCCTGGAAACATCCAAGTCAGAGCATGTGGTTCTGCCATGGGCCAAGAAGCGCCTGAACGGCGCTGCAGTTCAGGTGACCCTGAAGCCAGCGATGCCAGCGCGCAAAGTTGCATAAACGAATTTTCCCCCGGAGTGAGAACTCCATCCTCCCCTGAGAAACTCCCCGCCAGACCACCGGCGGGGAATTTTTTGTCTCATGTACAGGTCACTGCGCTTGCGCCGCAAAGCCCTTAACGCGCCGCGACCAAGTCTGAACATGTTTCTCCGTCGCTTGGGTTGCCCCGGAAAAGGCTGTGATTTTGGTTTTTAATCCAATGAAACCGAGGATTTGCTTTTTCAGCTGCCATTTTAATGCGTTGCGATAAAAGAGCCTGAAATACCAAGCCGGAGTATCTGAGGTTAGAAAGACGCGGGCCGTCCTCCCCTTCAACATCGGCTTGGGGAGTTTTCCCCGTGTATCAAAAGTGCGACCAGGCAAAAGGCTGCGATCAAAAAGGCCCTTTAACTTGGCAGGCAGCCCGCCCCACCACATTGGTGTCGCAACGACGACATGTTCGGACCATTCAATATTTGACAGCACCTCTTCCAATACAGGCTCCAATGGCTTCGGGCTTTTGTAGCCCCCTCCACCAAAATCCAAATCGAAGTTCATCTCGCTGACATGCGCCACGCGGACTTCATGGCCTGCATCTCGCGCTGCCTGCGCATAGGTAACTGCAATCGTCCGTGACAAAGATTTGTCAGCGGGATGTCCATCCAAAACAAAAATACGCTTTTGTGCCATGAGTCACTCCATTAATTGACCATGGTCATTTTCCTATTATCAAAAAGTGACCGCGGTCAATATCAAATTTGACCATGGTCATAAAACATGTCAAAACGCGCTTATGGTGAAAGTTCAGGCCCGCACTTTAAAAACCCGCGCACGATTACTGGATGCAGCACGAGAAATCGTGTCGGTGTCAGGCTATGAAGCTTTGCGCGTTGAGGAAGTCGTCTTGCGTGCAGGTGTAGCCAAGGGCACCTTCTTCTCGCATTTTCGAGACAAAGACGCCCTGATGGATCAGCTGATCGGCGAGAAGATCGATGAATATCTGAATGAAATTGAGACTCGCCATCCACCAAAATCCGTCGAAGAATTGGTCGACATCCTCATACCCCTTTCGGATTTTATGACATGCGAGCGCTATGTCTTTGACGTGATCCTGCGCCATTCGGGTTCTGCAGCGAGTGACTACATGGGGCCGATTGCCCAAACTTTTGAACGCCACGGTCGCGTTTTCGGGCAATGGTTGGCGGGCGGCCCCTTCCGGCGGGATATTGATGCCAACCTGCTGGCCGAAGGCATTCAGGCCTTTTCCATTCAGGCCATGGCCCTGAAGTTCTGTGCAGCACATACAGAAATACCGATGCGCGACATGCTGCATCGGTACTTTAAAGCTTGGTTGATTGTCGGTGAACAGGCTTAGGCTGTCCGGCTGATCCGCTCTTCAAGAACATCAAACGGCACGCCGGGTTCATCCTTAGCATCGCGGATGACCAAGGAAGTTTTCACGCTGGCCACATTTTCGGCCTTAAGCAGGTCTTCGGTGAGGAAGCTCTGGAACGTAGACAAGTCTGGCGCCACGCACTTCAAGATGAAATCCACCTCGCCATTCAGCATGTGGCACTCGCGTACTAACGACCATCCGCGACAACGCTCTTCAAAAGCCGACAAGTCGGCTTCGGCTTGGCTGTTGAGCCCAACCATGGCGAAAACTTGAACTTCAAATCCCAGTTCACGAGAATCCACATCAGCATGGTAACCACGAATATAACCGGATTCCTCCAAGGTCCGCACCCGACGCAGACACGGCGGAGCCGAAATCCCAACGCGCTTGGCCAGCTCAACGTTGGTCATACGTCCGTCAGCCTGAAGCTCAGCAAGGATCTTTCGGTCAATGGGATCAAGCCGTGTACCGGGCATGCAATATTCTCCATGAAATTTGCAGTTCTTATAGCAGCAAGTCGGCAATGCGCAATTATATTTCGCGTGACGCTACGATCGTTTCAAGAGCGTGCGTCTTATGCACCATGATTTGAAGTCATAGCCGCCATGTCAGGGGTTTTCGTTCGGCCTGTGCGAGTCTATATCCCTTGCCTAACGCGAAATCGCAAGCATGGGTGGGAAATATGGGCGAGACCAAACACACGAAGGTTCTGATCATTGGATCGGGACCAGCTGGCTACACCGCAGGCGTTTATGCAAGCCGCGCCATGCTGTCACCAATCTTGGTGCAGGGTATCGAGCCAGGCGGTCAGTTGACCACAACAACCGAAGTTGAAAACTACCCGGGCTTCACCGAAGTTCAGGGGCCTGACCTGATGATCAAAATGCAGGAACACGCGCAAGCGATGGGCTGCGAAATCATCGGCGACATCATCACTGAGCTCGACACCGAAAGCCGCCCCTTTGTGGCGAAGGGCGACAGCGGCACGACCTACACAGCGGATGCTGTTATCCTTGCAACCGGCGCACGCGCCAAGTGGCTGGGGCTGGACAGCGAAGAGAAATTCAAAGGG carries:
- a CDS encoding thymidine kinase, whose translation is MAKLYFQYSTMNAGKSTVLLQAAHNYRERGMVPFLLTAKLDHRAGEGRIASRIGISEAAQTFTPEDDLFSVLEARFSQDDVACVFIDEAQFLTKDQVWQLARAVDDLRVPVMCYGLRVDFRGELFPGSAALLALADEMREVRTICHCGKKATMVVRQDDTGNVLKDGAQVQIGGNETYVSLCRRHWREAMEH
- a CDS encoding 2-hydroxyacid dehydrogenase, yielding MKTLLITRPLPDPVIAAAQELYAVTVRQDKSKMSADEMRASLRDYDAVLPTLGDHYSAEIFADVPNPRAKVLANFGVGYNHIDVDAAHAAGLQVSNTPGAVTDATADIALTLMLMACRRAGEGERMVRRGEWRGWHPIQFLSLHMTGKTLGIVGMGRIGQAIAKRAHFGFDMSIKYVNRSAKEMDFPSEQVATLKELAGQVDVLVVALPGGGDTHHLINAEVFAAMQSHAIFINIARGEIVDEAALITALQQGEIGGAGLDVYEFEPNVPEELIALENVTLLPHLGTAAMEVRTGMGLMAVDNLRAFSAGEPLPNAV
- a CDS encoding YbjN domain-containing protein translates to MAVSEQFLEEEIHPIDIVEHIAEHHDWTFDRIADDQIAMAVDGQWRTYSITLAWSSFDETLKMVCSFEMEPPTDKMAELYEVLNSINDQCWAGGFTFWNDQKLMIYRYGLVLAGGQVASPDQIDTVINVAIMSAERFYPAMQLATWGGRSVEDAMQVAIAEAYGRA
- a CDS encoding STAS/SEC14 domain-containing protein translates to MLKVTKTGENRVDIELSGKIDAINMRVALDEMIHASENIEHGRMLYTIPEFAMPTLSAIGVEMTYLPKLFSLLGKFDRCAVLTDSGWLQKAAEIEGALFPGIDIKSFDLKETEAAESWLAETG
- a CDS encoding DUF1992 domain-containing protein, translated to MKFSFLSEYRIRKAERDGQLEGLKGEGKPLPKAGDGDFSENVGFRIMAEAGALPKEIELKREEEAQLKVLQRTTDPNARKSEMKKLADIQLRRAIQEEARRKYYSQD
- a CDS encoding tRNA-binding protein, producing MAEITFDDFLNVDIRSGKIVEAQPYPEARKPAIKLWVDFGEELGVKKSSAQITKHYTPETLIGKQVIAVVNFPPRQIGKFMSEVLVLGLPDDEGEVVLLTSDKDVPMGGRMF
- the proC gene encoding pyrroline-5-carboxylate reductase, which codes for MDMTYLAEKGLVLLGCGKMGSAMLEGWLKDGLPAKSVYVQDPYPSDWVQESGVYVNVDLPAAPAIVLIAVKPQMMAEALPVLRAMGNGQTLFLSVAAGISIGSYEDILGGETPIIRAMPNTPAAVGKGITAIVGNGYTTSAHLDLADQLLSAVGQVVRLQAEDQMDAVTGVSGSGPAYVFHMIECLAKAGEAQGLDADLAMALAKATVAGAGALAEDADETPSQLRVNVTSPNGTTQAGLEVLMDETTGLPDLINKTVAAATDRSKELANG
- a CDS encoding DUF4034 domain-containing protein → MRYLLAITLIIFGSSASAEPITPEEIRSLVLDRKFQALEQAMSSAQGAFEAGQTNAEHLRDLNMVFVTTSPIIQEATEEWLEAYPDSVYAIMANAWIANKIAWTIRGTGYAHTVYQDAWPAFYAASDKAAQLTLSAFSIDPTYLPASDGMIAQGTFGNVDVNVTDIVDAVMAQAPNAGTLTRGLIVAHKGWGGSYTRGEKMCEQHAHKITAWGDQAFDICMIHLAFQYNGWKPLDAFIERLLHTDHSAISQIRHQVMIKTPLLDPEHIEGVSDAEFPFEKWQNELLRELWSPDFDDLELAISYDGRFAQKPHISIVSDRVRETARENAKRVLEYDPYNVSAIETLLNIGGFKPGQDGRKKYYAVTGLNSPSETLNLYKRLAIAQPWNAEHWSNLSHTYAGPPHSKESFWKKRILERNYLAYSNHAPERLWEFIETNLYFVRSYNSAQKKEPQSKLPWISDLDPSVAFYCPIARASALLSVACENPRGSQNEQACWSADFQKEQLETISNKIRTHQDCPTAISNNIEGWMFKPIEFEADELSVFLEQTN
- the truA gene encoding tRNA pseudouridine(38-40) synthase TruA, yielding MRIALKVEYHGAPFAGWQRQADQPSVQGAIEAALSKLEPGAHTIAAAGRTDAGVHGLAQVAHCDLKKDWSPFRLSEALNYHLKPDPVSIVDAAVVDDDWHARFSAIERRYLFRILMRRAPATHQAGLVWQVNHQLDIDAMQEGANYLLGNHDFTTFRSSICQALSPQKTLDELRVEKVEMPWGPEAHFYVRARSFLHNQVRSFVGTLERVGAGAWAPEDVREALEAKDRAACGPVCPPQGLYLAGVGYPEDPFEKAV